A single Methylomonas sp. AM2-LC DNA region contains:
- a CDS encoding helix-turn-helix transcriptional regulator produces MKLITECYSTISHAICMTGKDRLLEEFSARFQRMINEKGWSSERREDIGKRLGVSGPAVTYWFNGNRMPTITQAIMLSKHFNCCTEWLLTGNGPIRPIAETPDLIDISLLPPQEKANYKALINTRVQQIRETQEQYHALTTEQNKIA; encoded by the coding sequence ATGAAATTAATAACTGAATGTTATTCAACAATAAGTCATGCTATTTGCATGACCGGAAAAGACAGATTATTAGAAGAATTTTCAGCCCGATTTCAGCGGATGATTAACGAGAAAGGATGGTCAAGCGAAAGGCGTGAAGATATTGGTAAACGCTTAGGCGTTTCGGGTCCGGCTGTCACTTACTGGTTCAATGGCAACAGAATGCCAACCATCACCCAAGCAATTATGCTATCTAAACATTTCAATTGTTGCACTGAATGGCTTTTAACCGGCAACGGCCCAATACGCCCAATCGCAGAAACACCCGATTTAATAGATATTTCCTTATTACCGCCCCAGGAAAAGGCTAATTATAAAGCGCTCATTAATACGCGCGTTCAACAAATCAGAGAAACACAAGAACAATACCACGCCCTTACAACAGAGCAGAATAAAATCGCTTAA
- a CDS encoding DUF2303 family protein, giving the protein MDATAIKAIQNDATTKYINEVLAVDLNNIAVAIPDNAKLQSIEAFQLVPNKYRAKFITHLLGEFLSYIDQHGSSDTDVFIDAENEKAKAIIDLGNPLEPKWGKHTATLILKKTPSFAALLQADNAAFSQQLFIDFIEDYNDHIAFFTEEDGNVIEISNQKAISILRKLTVNSSSNNEHQVSNFAASASAMEKIEVKAGEYQLPSYFIFNSRPYEGFSDQSFKCSLRTVHHEKNVNLKYRIMQKESQLEIIAEEFRHHIKNGINEADIYIAIGTLDYQ; this is encoded by the coding sequence ATGGATGCAACTGCAATCAAAGCAATTCAAAACGACGCAACAACAAAATATATCAACGAAGTATTAGCCGTTGATCTCAACAACATTGCTGTTGCAATTCCGGATAACGCAAAACTGCAAAGCATCGAGGCATTTCAGCTTGTTCCCAATAAATACCGAGCAAAATTCATAACCCATTTGCTTGGCGAATTTCTCTCATACATCGATCAGCACGGCAGCTCAGATACGGATGTATTCATTGATGCAGAAAATGAAAAAGCCAAAGCCATAATCGACCTCGGTAACCCACTCGAACCAAAATGGGGAAAGCATACTGCTACCCTAATTTTAAAAAAAACGCCCTCATTCGCTGCACTGCTTCAAGCCGATAATGCCGCATTCAGTCAGCAACTCTTTATCGATTTTATCGAAGACTATAACGACCACATTGCATTTTTTACAGAAGAAGACGGCAACGTTATAGAAATCAGCAATCAAAAAGCCATTAGCATTCTGCGCAAACTCACTGTCAACAGCTCCAGCAATAACGAGCATCAGGTTAGTAATTTTGCCGCCAGTGCCAGTGCCATGGAAAAAATCGAAGTAAAAGCCGGAGAGTATCAGCTACCAAGCTACTTCATTTTTAACAGCCGTCCATACGAAGGTTTTAGTGATCAATCGTTCAAATGTTCGCTGCGGACAGTTCACCACGAAAAAAACGTCAATCTCAAATACCGCATCATGCAAAAAGAATCCCAACTCGAAATAATCGCCGAAGAATTTCGACATCATATTAAAAACGGTATCAACGAAGCTGACATCTACATTGCCATCGGCACGCTCGATTACCAATAA
- a CDS encoding ATP-grasp domain-containing protein, which translates to MPPFQPPATLLIIAQSARMLVQLAVAAGYYSIAVDCFADMDTLQLAMSCKRVNDLSLAELKPAIAKLQKHHTFNYIIYGSGFEAFPESLEFLAAQGLLLGTAPLVFQRLLDKPDFFKQLTQLGITYPHSLFCKPIETKNYLFKPFYSQGGQEIRFISVTDDAAINMGYWQQYLPGQPMSVTFLACNNQFRILGYNHQWTHAIDDQEFLFAGVANGAELSLQNQALLSRVLEKLLPVYSLQGLASLDFIVLDEQCYLLEINARPPASAQLYGADVFNWHMQACLGSLPTLSTQATTPCAYQIVFAAFTIQIPDDIQWPDWVHDIPAAGVIIGKGQPICSIIAAENTVQQLSDQLLYRQHLIENILKTGSYQHAISG; encoded by the coding sequence ATGCCACCTTTTCAGCCACCTGCAACGCTGTTAATTATTGCCCAATCAGCACGCATGCTGGTGCAATTAGCCGTTGCTGCGGGCTATTATTCGATTGCCGTTGATTGCTTTGCCGATATGGATACTCTGCAACTGGCAATGTCATGTAAGCGGGTAAATGATTTAAGCTTGGCAGAATTAAAACCCGCCATCGCTAAACTGCAAAAACATCACACCTTTAACTATATTATTTACGGCAGCGGTTTTGAAGCTTTCCCAGAAAGTTTAGAATTTTTGGCTGCACAGGGGCTGCTTTTAGGCACGGCTCCGCTGGTGTTTCAACGTTTATTGGATAAACCTGATTTTTTTAAACAATTGACCCAGCTGGGCATTACCTATCCACACAGCTTATTTTGTAAACCAATCGAAACCAAAAACTATTTATTTAAGCCCTTTTATTCGCAAGGGGGGCAAGAGATTCGTTTCATTAGTGTCACGGATGATGCTGCTATTAATATGGGGTATTGGCAGCAGTATTTACCTGGACAGCCTATGTCTGTCACATTTTTGGCCTGTAACAACCAATTCAGGATACTGGGATATAACCATCAATGGACACACGCTATTGATGATCAAGAATTTCTGTTTGCTGGAGTAGCAAATGGTGCAGAATTGAGTCTGCAAAATCAAGCTCTACTCAGCCGTGTATTAGAAAAACTATTGCCTGTTTATTCCTTACAAGGCTTGGCTAGCCTGGATTTTATAGTGCTGGATGAGCAGTGTTATTTGTTGGAAATTAACGCTAGGCCACCAGCCAGTGCACAATTGTATGGAGCGGACGTATTTAACTGGCATATGCAAGCCTGCCTGGGCAGTTTGCCTACCCTTTCAACACAAGCGACAACGCCATGCGCTTATCAAATTGTATTTGCAGCGTTCACAATACAAATACCTGATGATATACAGTGGCCGGACTGGGTACATGACATACCTGCGGCTGGCGTAATTATTGGCAAGGGACAACCAATTTGCAGTATCATTGCCGCAGAAAATACGGTGCAACAGCTGTCGGATCAATTATTGTACCGACAGCACTTAATCGAAAATATTTTAAAAACAGGTTCTTATCAACATGCAATATCAGGCTAG
- a CDS encoding triphosphoribosyl-dephospho-CoA synthase has product MLSPEQLTTAYLQACETELQAFKPGNVSIYSAAHDMTVDDFRVSAAVSAPALTNPAWCLGEKIYYAVKATREAVACNTNLGIILLCAPLLQAAMQQKTSQDLRTALADVLANTTRMDADWTFKAISLAAPGGLGSTEQHDVHQPAEITLLEAMILSSPHDRIALQYTNCFKDIFEFAIFEYNRAFVLSGNCGWSALTIFCEMLARYPDSHIERKYGKLYSAWIKSEMVELCKALKNSVQHEELMPRLFALDKAFKAKKINPGTTADITVAAVLVIFLQELGGNFKTH; this is encoded by the coding sequence GTGCTTAGCCCTGAGCAATTAACGACAGCTTACCTGCAAGCCTGTGAAACAGAATTACAGGCCTTTAAACCGGGCAATGTGAGTATTTATAGCGCTGCCCACGATATGACGGTAGACGATTTTCGGGTTAGCGCGGCAGTCAGTGCGCCTGCATTGACGAATCCGGCCTGGTGTTTGGGCGAAAAAATTTATTACGCAGTTAAAGCCACTCGAGAGGCTGTGGCTTGTAATACCAATCTGGGTATCATTTTACTTTGCGCCCCTTTATTACAAGCTGCCATGCAGCAAAAAACCTCGCAGGACTTACGAACTGCTCTAGCAGATGTATTGGCTAATACTACGCGTATGGATGCCGACTGGACATTTAAAGCGATTAGTCTTGCTGCACCTGGCGGACTGGGGTCTACCGAACAACACGATGTCCACCAACCCGCAGAAATTACATTACTAGAAGCCATGATTCTGTCAAGTCCGCATGACAGAATTGCGTTACAGTACACAAATTGTTTTAAAGATATTTTTGAATTCGCTATTTTCGAGTATAATCGTGCTTTCGTTTTGTCTGGCAATTGTGGTTGGTCTGCATTAACGATATTTTGTGAAATGTTGGCGCGTTATCCTGATAGTCATATTGAGCGAAAGTATGGAAAGCTGTACTCGGCGTGGATAAAATCGGAAATGGTTGAGCTTTGCAAAGCCTTAAAAAATTCCGTGCAGCACGAAGAGCTTATGCCTAGGCTTTTTGCACTAGACAAGGCTTTTAAAGCTAAAAAAATTAATCCGGGTACTACCGCTGATATTACGGTAGCGGCAGTATTGGTGATATTTCTGCAAGAGCTTGGTGGCAACTTTAAAACCCACTAA
- the fae gene encoding formaldehyde-activating enzyme: protein MAKITNLRVGESLVGDGNEIAHIDLIIGPRGSAAESAFANALTNNKDGFSTLLAVVAPNLLVKPATILFNKVTIKGSKQAVQMFGPAQRAVAMAVADSVEDGTIPVEEADDLFISVGVFIHWLAEDDAKIEEFNYKATKEAIARAVAGTPTAKEVVAAKSAAKHPFAANNV, encoded by the coding sequence ATGGCTAAAATTACAAACTTGCGCGTTGGTGAATCTTTGGTTGGCGACGGCAATGAAATTGCTCACATCGACTTAATCATTGGCCCACGTGGCTCAGCTGCTGAATCTGCGTTTGCAAATGCTTTAACAAACAACAAAGATGGCTTTTCTACTCTGTTAGCTGTTGTTGCTCCTAACCTGTTGGTTAAACCTGCAACTATTTTGTTCAACAAAGTAACCATTAAAGGCTCTAAACAAGCTGTACAAATGTTTGGCCCTGCACAACGTGCAGTTGCCATGGCTGTTGCTGATTCAGTAGAAGACGGCACTATCCCTGTTGAAGAAGCAGACGATTTGTTCATTTCTGTTGGCGTATTCATCCACTGGTTGGCTGAAGACGATGCAAAAATCGAAGAATTCAACTACAAAGCAACTAAAGAAGCTATTGCACGTGCTGTTGCTGGCACTCCAACTGCTAAAGAAGTTGTTGCTGCTAAATCAGCCGCTAAACACCCATTCGCTGCTAACAACGTATAA
- a CDS encoding HisA/HisF-related TIM barrel protein: MQIIPVIDLKDGQVVHAVRGERSTYKPIHLHSILTASSAFEDVLNAFLTFYPFKTFYIADLNAICGMGDHAELIRNVLKQHPDREFWVDNGRQLDSVSVDYPKNYNAIIATESQQAMPQQIDERFILSLDYKQQALGHVDWFMQSDYWPARIIVMTLARVGSQAGPDFEKLQLLKKSFPVKQFIAAGGVRNGQDLHALENLGMSGVLLATALHTGAIRASDISGR, from the coding sequence ATGCAGATTATTCCAGTGATAGATTTAAAAGATGGTCAGGTAGTACATGCTGTACGTGGTGAAAGAAGTACTTATAAACCGATTCATCTACATTCTATTTTAACTGCCAGTAGTGCTTTTGAGGATGTATTGAATGCTTTTTTAACATTTTATCCATTTAAAACTTTCTATATTGCTGATCTCAATGCTATTTGTGGTATGGGTGATCATGCAGAATTAATACGCAATGTGCTTAAACAGCATCCTGATCGTGAGTTTTGGGTTGATAATGGTCGCCAGTTAGACTCGGTGAGTGTTGATTACCCTAAAAACTATAACGCCATCATCGCTACTGAATCTCAACAGGCGATGCCGCAACAGATTGATGAGCGTTTTATTTTGTCACTGGATTATAAACAGCAAGCACTGGGTCATGTTGATTGGTTTATGCAGAGTGATTATTGGCCTGCGCGGATTATCGTAATGACGTTAGCTCGGGTGGGTAGTCAAGCCGGGCCGGATTTTGAAAAGTTGCAGTTATTAAAAAAAAGTTTTCCAGTTAAGCAATTTATTGCAGCGGGAGGGGTTCGGAATGGACAGGATTTACACGCACTAGAAAACTTGGGTATGTCTGGAGTGCTTCTGGCAACCGCATTGCATACTGGCGCAATAAGGGCTAGTGATATCAGCGGGCGTTAA
- the mch gene encoding methenyltetrahydromethanopterin cyclohydrolase: MQYQASVNKLSQPLVQYLLDHADKLRLGIEKLDNGCTIIDAGINVPGGLEAGRIITEICMGGLGTATLSQSCYTAHWPLTINVHSSNPVLSCLGSQYAGWSMSHGKYYALGSGPARAMATKIKEGVVEPVEELYKELDYRDSATQTALVIENDAIPPVEIIEKVANACGIAPSQLTVIVTPTSSLAGGVQVVGRVLEVAMHKAHALHFPLENIIDGTGSAPICPPHPNFVKAMGRTNDAILFAGQVHLFVKGSDEAAEKLANELPSSTSKDYGKPFAEIFKAYEYDFFKIDAMLFSPASVIVTAVESGKSFRAGKLDNELLDLSFGFK; the protein is encoded by the coding sequence ATGCAATATCAGGCTAGTGTTAACAAACTCTCTCAACCCTTGGTTCAGTACTTACTTGACCATGCCGATAAACTGCGTTTAGGCATTGAAAAACTGGATAACGGTTGCACCATTATTGATGCAGGTATTAACGTACCTGGCGGATTGGAAGCTGGACGCATTATTACCGAAATTTGTATGGGTGGCTTGGGAACAGCAACCCTTTCACAGTCTTGCTATACTGCACATTGGCCGTTAACTATTAATGTACATTCCAGCAATCCAGTCCTATCTTGTCTGGGCAGTCAGTATGCGGGTTGGAGTATGTCGCATGGCAAATATTATGCTTTAGGTTCTGGTCCAGCACGTGCAATGGCGACCAAAATTAAAGAAGGCGTGGTAGAACCTGTCGAAGAACTCTATAAAGAATTGGACTATCGTGATAGCGCTACACAAACCGCACTGGTTATCGAAAATGATGCCATTCCACCCGTAGAAATTATTGAGAAAGTGGCTAATGCTTGCGGTATTGCCCCTAGCCAATTGACAGTTATTGTTACGCCTACCAGCAGCTTGGCCGGTGGTGTACAGGTTGTCGGCCGAGTGTTGGAAGTGGCTATGCATAAAGCGCATGCCTTACATTTTCCATTGGAAAACATTATTGATGGCACAGGTAGCGCCCCCATTTGCCCTCCGCATCCAAATTTTGTAAAAGCGATGGGGCGTACTAACGATGCCATTCTGTTTGCAGGTCAGGTGCATTTGTTTGTCAAAGGCAGTGATGAAGCGGCTGAAAAATTGGCGAACGAGTTACCCAGCTCCACTTCTAAAGACTATGGCAAACCCTTTGCCGAAATCTTTAAAGCGTATGAATATGATTTTTTTAAAATCGACGCCATGTTGTTTAGCCCAGCCAGCGTAATAGTCACCGCTGTAGAGTCGGGCAAAAGCTTCCGCGCTGGCAAGCTAGATAATGAATTATTGGATTTGTCTTTTGGTTTTAAATAA
- a CDS encoding glycosyl hydrolase 108 family protein — protein sequence MTTKPITIATMIADILQREGGYTNNPADRGGPTNHGITLHTYSVYLGRLATIAELKAITPTIAAHIYQSLYYIKPNIDVIPLELQPIVFDESINMDPENAAKLLQETLKHYDETISVDGKIGPITANKAHEILGQVGATTLINQMVDQRIDFYKAIVDHNPIQHVFINGWINRANQFRITTEA from the coding sequence ATGACAACTAAACCCATCACTATTGCCACCATGATAGCCGATATACTCCAACGCGAAGGCGGCTACACCAACAACCCCGCAGACCGTGGCGGCCCTACCAACCACGGCATAACCTTGCATACCTATTCCGTTTACCTGGGAAGGCTGGCGACCATTGCCGAATTAAAAGCCATCACTCCCACCATCGCCGCCCATATCTACCAATCCCTTTATTACATAAAACCCAACATCGATGTAATCCCATTAGAGTTGCAGCCTATCGTTTTCGACGAATCTATCAACATGGATCCGGAAAATGCAGCAAAACTCCTGCAAGAAACCCTAAAACACTATGACGAAACCATTTCCGTCGACGGAAAAATTGGACCAATTACCGCCAATAAGGCACATGAAATACTAGGACAAGTTGGCGCAACCACCCTCATCAACCAAATGGTCGATCAACGCATCGATTTCTACAAAGCCATCGTTGATCACAATCCTATCCAACACGTCTTCATCAACGGCTGGATCAACCGCGCTAACCAATTCCGTATCACCACAGAGGCTTAA
- a CDS encoding LuxR C-terminal-related transcriptional regulator, translated as MTEREAIYVLQKDKDLRVITPFDLTEREVEILRLLCTALSDKAIALQLLISVSTVATHVSSIYNKMGIKAGHENARIAAVLKAMQAGLFPEDIADALD; from the coding sequence ATGACTGAGCGGGAGGCGATTTATGTGCTGCAGAAAGATAAGGATCTTCGTGTTATTACACCGTTTGATTTAACTGAGCGGGAAGTTGAGATTTTGCGTTTGTTATGCACGGCGTTGAGCGACAAGGCGATTGCGTTGCAATTATTGATCTCGGTGAGTACTGTGGCGACGCATGTGAGTAGCATTTATAACAAGATGGGCATTAAAGCCGGTCATGAGAATGCGCGGATTGCGGCGGTGTTGAAAGCGATGCAAGCCGGGTTATTTCCGGAGGATATTGCCGATGCGCTGGATTGA
- a CDS encoding tyrosine-type recombinase/integrase: MTPKLPGQPKSTGADLPPRMIRVVRKGKHGQTWQSYYYQGYENGKRKQIPLGTDLNQAKRKWAELEQIAPPADANTMAALFDRYEAEVIPTKAPRTQKDNKAELKFLRTVYAHVPIDNVQPKHIAQYRDGRGKTAPSRANREISTLSAIFNWAREQGYCKDNPCFGIKKNKENSRDYYAEDDVYQSVMDHACQELKDAMELAYLTGQRPADILLMKLTDIRNGALEIKQGKTNKKLRILMEPGSNLYNLVDEIKSRPHKIKSMFLIASESGEKLTYSMRRTRFDNARHTAALAALEDGNAELALRIKEFQFRDIRPKAASDIELDHASKLLGHSDSRITQKVYRRKGDSVDPTR; the protein is encoded by the coding sequence ATGACACCCAAACTCCCCGGCCAACCCAAAAGCACCGGCGCCGATCTCCCCCCACGCATGATCCGTGTCGTGCGCAAAGGCAAACACGGCCAAACGTGGCAATCGTACTACTACCAAGGCTACGAAAACGGCAAACGCAAACAAATCCCCCTCGGTACCGATCTCAACCAGGCCAAACGCAAATGGGCAGAACTTGAACAAATCGCCCCACCTGCAGACGCCAACACCATGGCCGCGCTTTTCGACCGCTACGAGGCAGAAGTCATACCAACCAAAGCCCCGCGCACCCAAAAAGACAACAAAGCAGAGCTAAAATTCCTGCGCACCGTCTACGCCCACGTACCCATAGACAACGTGCAACCAAAACACATTGCCCAATACAGAGACGGACGCGGCAAAACCGCCCCCAGCCGCGCCAACCGAGAAATATCAACCCTGTCCGCCATCTTCAACTGGGCACGCGAACAAGGCTACTGCAAAGACAACCCCTGCTTTGGCATCAAAAAGAACAAAGAAAACTCGCGAGACTACTACGCAGAAGACGACGTCTACCAATCCGTCATGGATCACGCCTGCCAAGAACTTAAAGACGCCATGGAACTTGCCTACCTAACAGGCCAACGCCCTGCCGATATCCTGCTGATGAAACTCACCGACATCCGCAACGGCGCACTCGAAATAAAACAAGGAAAAACTAACAAAAAACTACGTATTCTTATGGAACCCGGCAGCAACCTCTACAACCTGGTCGACGAAATAAAGTCCCGCCCCCACAAAATAAAAAGCATGTTCCTCATCGCCTCAGAATCCGGCGAAAAACTCACCTACTCCATGCGCCGCACCCGATTCGACAACGCCAGACACACCGCAGCGCTCGCAGCGCTCGAAGACGGCAACGCCGAACTGGCCTTAAGAATAAAAGAATTTCAATTTAGAGACATCCGCCCCAAAGCAGCCAGTGATATCGAACTCGACCACGCCAGCAAACTACTCGGACATTCGGACAGCAGAATTACACAAAAAGTGTACAGAAGAAAAGGGGATTCAGTGGACCCAACGCGTTAA
- a CDS encoding YdaS family helix-turn-helix protein → MEKLILFFGGRSEAAVAIGVTPSFITMVKRGKRQFSPAMALHVEKITGGKISKSELRPDIFISESNQDAA, encoded by the coding sequence ATGGAAAAGTTAATTTTATTTTTTGGTGGACGCTCAGAAGCTGCTGTTGCTATTGGTGTTACCCCTTCTTTCATCACCATGGTGAAACGAGGTAAACGTCAATTTTCACCAGCAATGGCCTTGCATGTTGAAAAAATTACAGGCGGCAAAATTTCTAAGTCTGAGCTACGTCCCGATATCTTTATTTCTGAGAGCAATCAAGATGCTGCTTGA
- a CDS encoding ATP-grasp domain-containing protein produces the protein MKILVFEYICGGGFADQALPSSLAIEGCLMLQALTDDLGCLENIQLLIPLDQRCQTINLPTNAEIVYVQSQTKILTILPELIAQCDAVWPIAPETNGILTCITELVKRQNKLLLASPPDMVALCSNKLKTYQVLSAHNIPCVETQLLNQDYMEIVGRSVVKPIDSCGCQDSIIIEANQQLSQKISLLNNSEQYIIQPFMEGQATSLSCLFKQGKAWLLCCNQQLVAIENQAFNLKACLVNTSSQYESVYLEIIADIATALPSLWGYIGIDFIETTHRGPLLLEINPRLTSSYIGIRKATGINVAAQVLSLISAEPSMPRSQNGTVTVKMLTDPN, from the coding sequence TTGAAAATACTGGTATTTGAATATATTTGTGGAGGGGGTTTTGCTGATCAAGCCCTACCCAGCTCGTTGGCAATTGAAGGCTGTCTTATGCTACAAGCCTTAACAGACGATTTAGGTTGCCTGGAAAACATACAATTACTTATCCCTTTAGACCAACGCTGCCAAACCATTAATCTACCCACTAACGCCGAAATTGTCTATGTACAATCACAAACCAAGATACTGACAATATTGCCGGAATTGATTGCCCAATGTGACGCCGTATGGCCAATTGCACCTGAAACCAATGGTATTCTTACCTGTATAACGGAGCTGGTTAAACGCCAAAACAAACTATTATTAGCCTCTCCGCCGGATATGGTGGCCTTATGTTCGAATAAACTCAAAACTTATCAGGTGTTAAGCGCACATAATATTCCTTGCGTTGAGACGCAACTACTCAATCAAGATTACATGGAAATAGTCGGACGTAGCGTAGTAAAACCTATTGATAGCTGTGGATGCCAAGATAGCATAATCATAGAAGCAAACCAGCAGTTGAGTCAGAAAATATCTCTATTAAACAATAGTGAGCAGTATATCATCCAGCCCTTTATGGAGGGTCAGGCCACCAGCCTATCTTGCTTGTTTAAACAAGGTAAAGCCTGGTTATTATGTTGTAACCAGCAACTAGTCGCTATAGAAAATCAGGCATTTAATTTAAAGGCGTGTTTGGTTAACACTTCCAGCCAGTACGAATCTGTTTACCTTGAGATAATCGCTGACATAGCGACTGCCCTACCCTCACTTTGGGGTTATATCGGCATAGATTTTATTGAAACCACTCATCGCGGCCCTTTATTACTTGAAATCAATCCACGCCTAACTAGCTCTTACATTGGCATACGCAAAGCGACGGGCATCAATGTCGCCGCACAAGTATTATCATTAATAAGTGCTGAGCCTAGTATGCCACGCAGCCAAAATGGTACAGTCACCGTAAAAATGCTTACAGATCCCAACTAG
- a CDS encoding DHH family phosphoesterase yields MNKNILVIYHANCLDGFGAAYAAWRKFGDTADYLPATYGSQPPDVAGKDIYILDFSYFRDILIDMHSSARSLIVIDHHKTAQSNLVGLDFAIFDMTHSGCMLAWQYFHPSDRISSCPFFLYLIEDRDLWKFHMPSTKPFNAGLRAFVPFEFDEWRKLEFDGAYTHVITERGKDVELVHAKDVADFAQHQHPCTLNGISGLACNVPPKFSSDLGNTLANQSGTYGLTYSYSGIEQKWWCQLRSNGNFDVSEIAKHFGGGGHKNAAGFSSRNLVI; encoded by the coding sequence ATGAACAAAAACATTCTAGTCATCTATCACGCCAATTGCTTAGACGGATTCGGCGCAGCTTACGCCGCGTGGCGAAAATTTGGCGACACCGCCGACTACTTACCCGCCACATATGGCAGCCAGCCTCCAGACGTGGCGGGTAAAGATATTTATATTTTAGATTTCTCTTACTTTCGCGACATACTCATCGACATGCACAGCAGCGCAAGAAGCTTGATAGTCATCGATCATCATAAAACCGCACAATCAAACTTAGTCGGTTTAGATTTTGCTATTTTTGATATGACTCATTCGGGCTGCATGCTAGCGTGGCAATATTTCCATCCGAGCGACCGCATAAGTAGCTGCCCATTTTTTCTATATTTAATTGAAGATAGGGATTTGTGGAAATTTCATATGCCTAGCACCAAACCCTTCAACGCCGGACTAAGAGCTTTCGTACCGTTCGAATTTGACGAGTGGAGAAAACTGGAATTCGATGGTGCTTATACGCACGTCATAACCGAACGCGGCAAAGATGTCGAACTCGTTCACGCAAAAGACGTCGCCGACTTCGCCCAACACCAACACCCCTGCACCCTAAACGGCATCTCCGGCCTAGCCTGCAACGTCCCCCCCAAATTCTCCAGCGACCTCGGCAACACCTTGGCCAACCAATCCGGCACCTACGGACTCACCTACAGCTACAGCGGCATCGAGCAAAAATGGTGGTGCCAACTCCGCTCAAACGGCAATTTCGACGTCTCAGAAATCGCCAAACACTTCGGCGGTGGCGGCCACAAAAATGCCGCTGGTTTCAGTTCAAGAAATCTGGTGATCTAA
- a CDS encoding RimK family alpha-L-glutamate ligase: MLNIAIITDDPGWHGKQLSQAFAARDCLTHYVSLTDCRLQINDHALPVLLPGFEYQLPDAVFVRGVPGGSLEEVVFYLDILHALKTLGVPVYNDGRAIELSVDKGMTSFLLQNAGLPTPPTWVLRDHEAAQTVCAQQLAAGHFLISKPLFGSQGEGIRRIEKSTDLLWLTSSHGIYYLQRFIECEGDGFYDIRVFVINGRAVAAMRRSGISWLNNVARGASCDSIVLNSQLADLAIRATRTLQMDYAGVDIIKDHQGNYIIIEVNSVPAWKGLQSVCHIDIAANLANDLLDRHVQQVPACLALSN, encoded by the coding sequence TTGCTAAATATTGCCATTATTACTGACGACCCCGGCTGGCACGGTAAACAGCTTAGCCAGGCGTTTGCCGCACGCGATTGCCTGACACATTATGTTTCTTTAACAGATTGCCGTTTACAAATTAATGACCACGCCTTGCCGGTATTATTACCGGGTTTTGAATATCAGTTACCCGATGCAGTGTTTGTGCGTGGCGTGCCGGGCGGATCACTGGAAGAAGTGGTGTTTTATCTGGATATTTTACACGCCTTAAAAACGCTAGGAGTGCCAGTTTATAACGACGGGCGAGCCATTGAACTGAGCGTTGATAAAGGCATGACCAGTTTTTTACTGCAAAACGCCGGTTTACCAACCCCTCCTACCTGGGTATTGCGCGACCACGAAGCGGCACAAACAGTGTGCGCACAACAATTGGCAGCCGGGCATTTTTTAATCAGCAAACCTTTATTTGGTTCGCAGGGCGAAGGTATACGCCGTATTGAAAAATCGACCGATTTACTTTGGTTAACCAGTAGTCATGGCATTTATTACCTACAACGTTTTATTGAATGTGAAGGGGATGGCTTTTATGATATTCGCGTATTTGTCATTAATGGCCGTGCTGTGGCGGCTATGCGTAGAAGCGGCATTTCCTGGCTAAACAATGTAGCGCGCGGCGCCTCTTGCGATAGCATTGTGCTAAATTCTCAACTGGCAGATCTGGCAATTCGCGCTACACGCACTTTGCAGATGGATTATGCGGGTGTCGATATTATCAAAGACCATCAAGGCAATTACATTATTATCGAAGTGAATAGCGTTCCAGCCTGGAAAGGCTTGCAGAGCGTTTGTCATATAGATATTGCGGCTAATTTGGCTAATGATTTACTGGATAGACATGTACAGCAGGTACCCGCGTGCTTAGCCCTGAGCAATTAA